The Rhizobium viscosum genomic sequence CCGGTGCCGTTTTCGCTGCCGTGCAGAGCAAGTTTTTTGAACCGTTCGAGGTCCGATGCTTCGTTGAGCACCAGGTTGCCGGGGTTCTCGGCGTAGCCTGAGGTAAGCTGGACCTCTCCGATTATGGATACGGCCAATCCACCTTCGGCCCAACGTTGATAGAGCCTCATCTGCGCAGCGGTTGGATGCCCGGTTCCGTCGCCTAGTGAATCCGACATCGCTGATTTTGCAATTCGACTACCAAGGGTCAAACCGCAAGGCAGCTGAAGCGGAACAAACAGTGGCCCACGACTTTGCTTCAGAGCTTTCACGACAATACCTCGGCATTCATTTTATCGCTGAAAACTGATGGCAGAGCAATGTCAGCTGCATCGTCGCGATAGTGTGCTGGCCGGGAGATGGAAATCAGCAACCCGACGAACTGCAGTGCTCTGGGCGGATCGCCGTGAGGAAGGCCCGTCCATACTCGGCAAGCTTTTCCGCCCTGTCGGTGCCGTTGACGATGCGGCGCGCGTTGACCCAGTCTTCCTTCTCTTCATTGAGGTGATCGCAAAGCCGATGGCTGGTAAAGCTGCCGCATAGCATGCCTTCGATCAGGATCGTCACAGCCGGCGTCATTTCCATGGCGCGGTCGGGATGAGCGACAAGATCGATGCCGGTCACTTCGCTCATCGCCTCGTAGTTTCTCTTGTGGGTGAGCTGCACCAGCCCGCGGCCGAGCCAGCATTTACCGTCCTCATCCGGCCGCCAGTAAGGCGACTTCACCCAGGAGAGCCGGCCCGACGCGAAAGCGGTCTCGAGGATTTCGACGGCGCGCGAATCACTCGTCGCCAGCGTCTCGCGCACAGGCTGCATCGTGTAAGCAGTCTCATGAAAGGCGGTGGCCAATATATAGGCCAGCCAGCGCCGATCAGCGGTAGCCAAATTCGCGTCCCAGTAGTCGAGGATCGCATTCATGCCTTCGATCTGGGCAGGGGCTAGACTGCCGTTGAACAGCGCGTGCTGTACGGTGCCGAAGAAGAATTGCCGATCGAGTGAGACTGTCATTATACGCTTCTCCGAGGCCTGCTGTGATTAACGTCCGCTTAATCGATTGAAATTTTTTTAATCGTTTCAAGTGTGACCGAGGTAGATTTACACCCGTTTTTTGATGTGCGATGCATCGATCCATAAGCACATCCTTGCTGAGGAAGAGAGGCATATGATGCAGACCACCGCAGAAACTCCGACCAAGATCCCCCAGCACGTCGTCGACCAGATGGAAAACGAGTGGCGCCAGATACGCACGCAACGCGAGAATCCGCGCCCGGCGCGCCTGCCCTCCCAGAACGACGCTTAAACACAATCCTGACGGGTGAGGCCGCCCTGAACCCCTCACCCGCTGCGCCCTGCTTTTCCGGCATTTTTGCTGCTGCCAAGGCAGCGGCCACCGCCTATTCTCCATATTTCGTCGCAGCCAGCCTGCCGGCTAGCCGGTCCAGGGTTCTGCGGAACATATCCTTGTCATCCAGCGCCCGCGAGAGCACCAGCGCGCCCTGAATGCCGGAAACGGCCTCCTCGGCCGCGGCAAGGGCGACATCCCCGCCGTAGCCGGCGCGAACCAGCGCCTGGCGCAACGCCTCGATCCAGCGGACGAAATAATCCCGGATGACAGGCGAAAAGCGCTGGCGCGTCTCGTCCAGCGCAAAGGCGCCGACGAGGCAGACGCGGCTGCCGGAGCGGAAGTAATCCATCACATTCGCCCACATCGCATCGATCGCCGCGCTGGCATCGTCACGTCGTAACGGCTCGTAGATAGCGCGTTCGAACCAGCCGTCGACATCGGCAAGGACGGCAGCCGCCATCTCCTCCTTGCCCCCTGGGAAGAAGTGATAGAGGCTGCCCTTGCCGATGCCGGTGCGCTCGGTAATGCGGCTCAATGTCGTGCCCTCGTAGCCGAACTCGCGGAAGATCTCTGCGAGCAGCGGCACAACATCGGCACGTTCATAAACGGTCTTCACACGTCACCTTAAGGCCTCAAAGACCGAGGTCGGAAAGGCCCGGATGCTCATCGGGCCGCCGGCCGAGCGGCCAGTGGAACTTGCGATCCGATTCCTTGATCGGCAAATCGTTGATGCAGGCGAAACGGCGCTGCATCAAGCCCTCCGCATCGAATTCCCAGTTCTCATTGCCATAGGAACGGAACCAGTTGCCGCTGTCATCATGCCATTCATAGGCAAAGCGCACAGCGATGCGGCTACCGGTGAAAGCCCAGAGTTCCTTGATCAGCCGATAGTCCAGCTCCTTTGCCCACTTGCGTGTCAGGAACGCGACGATCTCGGCACGGCCGGTCACGAATTCGGCGCGGTTCCGCCACTGGCTGTCGGGCGTGTAGACGAGTGAGACGCGCTGCGGATCACGGCTGTTCCAGCCGTCTTCGGCAAGGCGAACCTTCTGGGTTGCGGTTTCATGGGTGAAGGGAGGAAGCGGTGCAGGCATATTGGGTCTCCTTGATTGATATGTACCTTTCGTTATATATTGTACTGATCAGTACATTAAACGCAACAGACTTGAATATCGGGTTCCTGCGGCATTTTGGCTTCGGGAAAATCCGACGACGCCCGGACGGCAAAAAGGCCGCTCGACGTTCCGAACGGCCTTTTACAGGGTGGCGTCAGTGCGCCTGACAGGTACGCGATCCTCGGCTCTCCGAGATCAGGCGAGCTTGCCCTCTTCGGCCTTATAGAAATATTGGCTTGCGACCAGCCATCCCTTCAGCGGTCTCAATGGCGGAATACAGGTGGCGAACATGAAGGGGCCGGTGACCAGCAACTGCACCCAGAGCGGTGCGGAGAAGGCAACTTCCAGCCACACACCAAGCAGCACGCTCGGCACGCAGGCAAAGCAGATCACGAAGAAGGCCGGGCCGTCGGCCGGATCGGCGAAGGAATAGTCGAGCCCGCAGACTTCGCATTCCTTCTTCAGCGTGAGGAAGCCCTTGAACATATGTCCCTGTCCGCAGCGCGGGCAGCGGCCCCTGATGCCGGTCTGCATCGGAGGGAGAGGAGGATATTCGGTATCCATGGCGATCTCGCTTTCAGCGTTGCGAGGCATCGACAAATCCATTCAATGCCCCATAATGTATGCATACAATATAATTACATTGAAAGCGGATTGCCAGTCTATTCGTCAGAATGACGCAGAGGCTTTTTGGGCTGGGTTTTCTAGATGAAAGGGTGAGACGCGAGCGGCTCGGCTCTCTCGCGGCAAAAGAGGGAGCGCATGTTGTGGGACACCGCCAGCCGGCTCGAATGAGTCGGCAAGAGGCAGCACTCAGAAAGGCCGCAACTCAGAAGAACGAAGCCGACATTTCCGGCGGCCCTTCAAGCGCATGAGCCATGAAGTCCAGCGCGACTTTCAGCCTGTCGCGGCCGATCGGCCCGCCGAGGCAGACGCGCACGGCTTCGGGGGCGGCACCTTCCACGGTGAATGCGTCGCTTGCCACCACGCCGATGCCCGAGGAGCGCATGTGGCTGCCGAAGGTGGAGCGGGTCCAGCCGTTGGTGAGCGGCAGCCAGATGTTGAAGCTGATCGGATCGGCCTTGTAGCTGCCCTCGGGAAGGATATGCGCCACCATCTGTTGGCGGGCACCCGCCTCCGCACGAATGAAGCGCAGGATCGTATCTGCCGTGCCATCCTCGATCCAGCGGGTCGCAAGCGCCACTGATATCGGCGAGGCCATGACATTGTTGGCGCGCATGGCGCTGACGAAGGGCCAGATCGCCTTGGTGTCCGGGGCGACCACATAGGCCAGCCGCAGGCCGGCGCCGATGCATTTGGCGAGGCCGCCGATATGCCAGGTCAGATCAGGCGCGATTGCGGCCAGCGGCGGCGGGCCGTGCAGCGGGATGAAGCCATAGGCGTCGTCCTCGACAACGGGCACGTGATATTTGCGAGCGACAGCGGCAATTTCCTCGCGGCGCTTTTCCGGAATCGTCAGCGTCAGGGGGTTCTGCA encodes the following:
- a CDS encoding TetR/AcrR family transcriptional regulator, with the protein product MKTVYERADVVPLLAEIFREFGYEGTTLSRITERTGIGKGSLYHFFPGGKEEMAAAVLADVDGWFERAIYEPLRRDDASAAIDAMWANVMDYFRSGSRVCLVGAFALDETRQRFSPVIRDYFVRWIEALRQALVRAGYGGDVALAAAEEAVSGIQGALVLSRALDDKDMFRRTLDRLAGRLAATKYGE
- a CDS encoding nuclear transport factor 2 family protein, translated to MPAPLPPFTHETATQKVRLAEDGWNSRDPQRVSLVYTPDSQWRNRAEFVTGRAEIVAFLTRKWAKELDYRLIKELWAFTGSRIAVRFAYEWHDDSGNWFRSYGNENWEFDAEGLMQRRFACINDLPIKESDRKFHWPLGRRPDEHPGLSDLGL
- a CDS encoding DUF983 domain-containing protein; amino-acid sequence: MDTEYPPLPPMQTGIRGRCPRCGQGHMFKGFLTLKKECEVCGLDYSFADPADGPAFFVICFACVPSVLLGVWLEVAFSAPLWVQLLVTGPFMFATCIPPLRPLKGWLVASQYFYKAEEGKLA